In Methylotenera mobilis JLW8, the following are encoded in one genomic region:
- a CDS encoding TetR/AcrR family transcriptional regulator, whose amino-acid sequence MKTNEKILTVATMLFDSRGIQASGVDTIIAESGVAKATLYKHFPSKNHLVMAYLRSKSDKFYEWLNSRLVSNKANSIDILISLCELVETWITTPEFHGLPFHIASVEFPSPEHPINQYSAVLAAELQDYLAKIAKTAGARDAVALGQQLTIIFEGAALVERLNPGSGAASRAKSAAIALINSSI is encoded by the coding sequence ATGAAAACCAATGAAAAAATATTAACCGTAGCCACTATGCTATTTGATAGTAGAGGCATACAGGCTTCAGGTGTTGATACTATCATTGCCGAATCTGGCGTAGCCAAGGCTACGCTATATAAGCACTTTCCAAGCAAAAATCATTTGGTTATGGCTTACCTTAGAAGTAAATCTGATAAGTTTTACGAATGGTTAAACTCGCGCCTGGTGTCTAACAAGGCTAACTCCATCGATATTCTTATATCGTTGTGCGAGTTGGTTGAAACCTGGATTACCACTCCTGAGTTTCACGGGTTGCCTTTCCATATTGCCTCCGTAGAGTTTCCTAGCCCTGAGCATCCAATCAACCAATACTCAGCGGTGCTGGCAGCAGAGCTGCAAGACTATCTGGCTAAGATTGCAAAAACTGCCGGTGCGCGTGACGCTGTTGCACTTGGTCAGCAACTCACCATTATCTTTGAAGGTGCTGCGCTGGTAGAAAGATTAAACCCTGGTTCAGGTGCCGCCAGCCGAGCCAAAAGTGCTGCCATTGCACTGATTAACAGCTCCATATAA
- a CDS encoding HU family DNA-binding protein — translation MNKSELVAKVAAEAGVTQADTNRVLDAIINTVGEALKAGDNVALVGFGTFQVTKKAARSGRNPSTGATIQIAARNAPVFKAGKTLKDKVN, via the coding sequence ATGAACAAATCTGAATTAGTCGCAAAAGTAGCGGCTGAAGCTGGCGTAACACAAGCTGACACAAATCGCGTATTAGATGCCATCATCAATACGGTTGGTGAAGCATTAAAAGCTGGAGACAACGTAGCGCTTGTTGGCTTTGGTACATTCCAAGTAACTAAAAAAGCTGCTCGTTCTGGCCGTAACCCTTCTACTGGCGCAACCATTCAAATTGCTGCACGCAATGCGCCTGTATTCAAAGCTGGTAAAACACTTAAAGATAAAGTTAACTAA
- a CDS encoding DedA family protein/thiosulfate sulfurtransferase GlpE: MDLLLNLLHQYGLLIVFLNVLLEQIGLPLPAYPTVLIASAISVSNGTSLASLMLVAVIGALLADMFWYVAGRRYGKKVMSKLCKISLSPDSCVKQTESMYLKIGPSALLFCKFVPGFASISSALAGALGTKTITFIVLDGIGAAIWVGSAVLLGSMFSASIDQLLLTLVEMGKWGALIIALAFTLFIVNKWWERYRFLKALRMARISVDALNELLVSGKQPVIIDTRPPNLIEDGWIPSARFVTTDQVKDILPEIDISEDIVLYCACPNEVTAAKVAKAFMNHGYFNVRPLAGGIDAWVASGFDVHKPADGGQN, from the coding sequence ATGGATTTATTGCTTAATTTATTACATCAATACGGCTTGCTGATAGTGTTCTTGAATGTACTTCTGGAACAGATTGGCCTGCCCTTGCCTGCTTACCCTACAGTGTTGATCGCAAGTGCTATTAGCGTTAGCAATGGAACCTCCCTAGCAAGCTTGATGCTGGTTGCCGTGATTGGCGCACTACTTGCCGATATGTTCTGGTATGTTGCCGGACGCCGTTACGGTAAAAAAGTGATGAGTAAGCTGTGCAAAATCTCGCTATCGCCAGACTCATGCGTAAAACAAACCGAGTCGATGTATCTTAAGATTGGGCCGTCAGCGTTGTTGTTTTGCAAGTTTGTGCCGGGCTTTGCTTCTATTTCCAGTGCGCTGGCTGGGGCATTAGGCACTAAAACAATTACTTTTATTGTGCTTGACGGCATAGGTGCAGCGATATGGGTAGGCTCAGCCGTGTTGCTGGGTTCCATGTTTAGCGCTTCGATTGACCAGCTACTGCTTACGCTGGTAGAAATGGGTAAATGGGGTGCGTTAATCATTGCCTTAGCGTTTACGCTGTTTATTGTGAATAAATGGTGGGAGCGCTATCGCTTTCTTAAAGCGTTAAGAATGGCGCGCATTAGTGTAGATGCGTTAAATGAATTGTTGGTAAGCGGTAAGCAGCCTGTAATTATTGATACTAGGCCGCCAAATCTAATAGAAGATGGGTGGATTCCTAGTGCTAGATTTGTTACTACCGACCAGGTGAAGGACATTTTGCCTGAAATAGACATTAGTGAAGATATCGTTTTATATTGCGCCTGCCCAAATGAAGTGACTGCCGCTAAAGTAGCCAAGGCGTTTATGAATCATGGTTATTTCAATGTGCGGCCGCTCGCTGGCGGCATAGATGCATGGGTGGCGTCAGGGTTTGATGTACATAAGCCTGCTGATGGTGGGCAAAACTAG